In Desulfomicrobium apsheronum, the following proteins share a genomic window:
- a CDS encoding methyl-accepting chemotaxis protein, with amino-acid sequence MSMRLGIRNRLLLLVGVMLVFIGAVVSFFVYQAANSKSQMIDRVGIIMTDEAKDKIMVLTQALTKSVEAGIRNVTDQDEKIGVIRNLVTDIRFEEDQSGYIFVYQGTTSRIMPPNPALEGTDLKDLKDPNGLYLIRELSEVAEKGGGFVEYIFDKPGKGNQPKVSYSTMIPGTDLWIGTGIYIDNIAEAQAKVAADLESAAARSLTIAMSFIGAGFAFLVLPLTIFLIRSIITPLKRMIGMLKDIAQGEGDLTARLKDTSGTETQELAEWFNKFVEQVHGIIREVAGNSAQVNQASTGLLGLATNLRGASSDMTAKSTNVAAATEEMSSNMNSVASAMEEFSINIGTVATASEEMTATIAEISQNASKAKDITGHAVGKATEASRRVDELGVAAREIDKVTETITAISSQTNLLALNATIEAARAGEAGRGFAVVANEIKELAMQTARATEEIRGKIQGIQSATGITVSEIQQVSQVINEVDIIVGTIAAAVEEQSVTTRDIADNVGQASQGVQEVNENVSQAEAVTGDIAREVTAVSAASGDIAHSAEAVQASSESLSGLARDLNAMVGKFKI; translated from the coding sequence ATGAGCATGCGTTTGGGAATCCGAAACAGGTTGCTTTTGTTGGTCGGCGTGATGCTCGTCTTCATCGGCGCGGTAGTCTCTTTTTTCGTATATCAGGCCGCGAACTCCAAATCACAAATGATAGATCGAGTAGGCATCATCATGACCGATGAGGCCAAGGACAAGATCATGGTGCTGACCCAAGCGTTAACGAAAAGCGTCGAGGCCGGCATCAGGAACGTGACCGATCAGGACGAAAAAATCGGCGTCATCAGAAATCTTGTAACCGACATTCGCTTTGAAGAGGATCAATCGGGATATATTTTCGTCTACCAGGGCACCACTAGCAGGATCATGCCGCCAAACCCGGCCCTTGAAGGCACCGACCTCAAGGATCTCAAGGACCCCAACGGACTGTATCTCATTCGCGAACTGAGCGAAGTGGCCGAAAAGGGCGGCGGGTTCGTCGAATACATTTTCGACAAGCCGGGCAAGGGCAACCAGCCCAAGGTCAGTTATTCCACCATGATCCCCGGCACCGACCTCTGGATCGGAACGGGCATCTACATCGACAACATCGCCGAAGCCCAGGCAAAAGTCGCGGCGGACCTGGAAAGCGCGGCCGCAAGGTCCCTGACCATCGCCATGTCCTTCATCGGAGCGGGATTCGCCTTTCTGGTCCTGCCGCTGACCATCTTCCTCATCCGCTCCATCATCACCCCTTTAAAGCGCATGATCGGCATGCTCAAAGACATCGCCCAGGGCGAAGGCGATCTGACCGCTCGCCTCAAGGACACCTCCGGCACGGAAACCCAGGAACTGGCCGAATGGTTCAACAAGTTCGTGGAGCAGGTGCATGGCATCATCCGCGAGGTGGCCGGCAACTCCGCGCAGGTCAATCAGGCCTCGACGGGCCTGCTCGGTCTGGCCACCAACCTGCGCGGCGCTTCCAGCGACATGACCGCCAAGTCCACCAATGTGGCCGCAGCCACCGAAGAGATGAGCTCCAACATGAACTCCGTGGCCTCGGCCATGGAAGAATTCTCCATCAATATCGGCACAGTGGCCACCGCCTCCGAGGAAATGACGGCGACCATCGCCGAAATCTCCCAGAACGCCAGCAAGGCCAAGGACATTACCGGTCACGCCGTCGGCAAGGCCACGGAGGCCTCTCGCCGGGTGGATGAGCTTGGTGTTGCCGCGCGGGAAATCGACAAGGTCACCGAGACCATCACGGCCATCTCCTCCCAGACCAACCTGCTGGCCCTCAACGCCACCATCGAGGCGGCCCGGGCCGGAGAAGCCGGACGCGGTTTTGCCGTCGTCGCCAACGAGATCAAGGAACTGGCCATGCAGACCGCCCGCGCCACCGAGGAAATCCGGGGCAAAATCCAGGGCATCCAGAGCGCGACCGGAATCACGGTTTCTGAAATCCAGCAGGTCAGTCAGGTCATCAACGAAGTGGACATCATCGTCGGCACCATCGCGGCCGCCGTCGAGGAGCAATCCGTCACGACCCGCGATATCGCGGACAACGTCGGCCAGGCTTCGCAGGGAGTACAGGAAGTGAACGAGAACGTGTCCCAGGCCGAGGCCGTGACCGGCGATATCGCCCGGGAAGTCACCGCCGTCAGCGCGGCTTCGGGAGACATCGCCCATTCAGCCGAGGCAGTGCAAGCCAGTTCCGAGAGCCTGAGCGGACTGGCCCGCGACCTCAACGCCATGGTCGGCAAGTTCAAAATCTGA
- a CDS encoding UTP--glucose-1-phosphate uridylyltransferase, translated as MAQDISCVSVDDPKLSSLFRPFALKMEQQGLPAIVINTFKCYFNQFLYGAQGKLSDRDIVAVHDDELADYDAMEQFKAKGEEALDKTAVIKLNGGLGTSMGLESAKSLIPVKEGLSFLDLILLQAKTVRTHYGVDFPQVFMNSFKTHMDTMLKVGDFNNGTTGIDLAFLQHRYPKIMAKDHTPASWPQNPELEWNPPGHGDIYTAMITSGILDALLDKGYIYAFISNSDNLGAIMNRRLLGYMVHHNLPFLMEVARRTDQDKKGGHLCRLKENKQLALREVAQCPDTEMDSFCDIEKYKFFNTNSIWIDLRILQSVFVSHRMMPLDLIINPKNLDPRDLSSPKVFQLETAMGSAITNFLNAQAVIVPKKRFAPVKTTNDLLLVMSDCFVRTDRETIIPNPDRVTPMPSISLDSRHYKKIDAFLARFPKNPLSLLKCDSLVVEGDVLFEQDVQCLGDVRIVNTGPNQVVIKAGSVLQGETLFA; from the coding sequence ATGGCCCAGGATATTAGCTGCGTCAGCGTCGACGACCCCAAACTCTCCTCGCTCTTTCGTCCCTTTGCCCTGAAGATGGAACAGCAAGGCCTGCCCGCCATCGTCATCAATACCTTCAAGTGTTACTTTAACCAATTTCTTTACGGCGCCCAGGGTAAGCTCTCCGACCGGGATATTGTAGCCGTGCATGACGATGAACTTGCAGACTATGATGCCATGGAGCAATTCAAGGCCAAGGGCGAGGAAGCGCTGGACAAGACCGCCGTCATAAAGCTCAACGGCGGCCTGGGCACGAGCATGGGCCTGGAATCGGCCAAGTCGCTCATTCCGGTCAAGGAGGGGCTCAGCTTTCTGGACCTCATCCTGCTCCAGGCCAAGACGGTCCGCACCCACTACGGGGTGGATTTTCCGCAAGTGTTCATGAACAGCTTCAAGACCCACATGGACACCATGCTCAAGGTCGGTGATTTCAACAACGGCACCACCGGCATCGACCTTGCCTTCCTGCAGCATCGTTACCCGAAGATCATGGCCAAGGACCACACCCCGGCGTCCTGGCCCCAGAATCCCGAACTGGAATGGAATCCTCCCGGACACGGCGACATCTACACCGCCATGATCACCTCGGGCATTCTCGACGCCCTGCTGGACAAAGGCTACATCTACGCCTTCATCTCCAACTCAGACAATCTCGGGGCCATCATGAACCGTCGTCTGCTCGGCTACATGGTCCACCACAACCTGCCTTTTCTCATGGAAGTCGCACGGCGCACGGATCAGGACAAGAAAGGCGGACACCTCTGCCGCCTGAAAGAAAACAAGCAGCTCGCCCTGCGCGAAGTGGCCCAGTGCCCCGACACCGAGATGGACTCGTTCTGCGACATCGAAAAATACAAGTTCTTCAACACCAATTCCATCTGGATAGACCTGCGCATCCTGCAGTCCGTTTTCGTTTCGCACCGGATGATGCCCCTTGACCTGATCATAAATCCCAAAAACCTTGATCCTCGCGATCTGTCCTCCCCCAAGGTCTTTCAACTGGAGACGGCCATGGGTTCGGCCATCACCAATTTCCTCAATGCCCAGGCCGTCATCGTGCCCAAAAAACGCTTTGCGCCGGTCAAGACTACCAACGACCTGCTCCTGGTCATGTCCGACTGCTTCGTGCGCACGGATCGCGAAACCATCATCCCCAACCCGGACCGCGTCACTCCCATGCCGTCCATTTCCCTGGACTCGCGGCATTACAAGAAAATCGACGCGTTCCTGGCCCGCTTTCCCAAGAATCCGCTGTCCCTGCTCAAATGCGACAGCCTTGTCGTCGAAGGGGATGTGCTCTTCGAGCAGGATGTGCAGTGCTTGGGCGATGTGCGCATCGTCAATACGGGGCCGAATCAGGTCGTGATCAAGGCCGGCAGCGTGCTGCAGGGAGAAACCCTCTTTGCGTGA
- a CDS encoding methyl-accepting chemotaxis protein yields MAIRFGIRNRLLFLVGIMIIFMGAVVSFFVYQASGTKNQMIDKVGQIMNADARDKIMVATTNMAASLGSAVEGMTTDSERVATISHLINNIRFEEDKSGYFFVYQETICRVLPTKKELEGKDLGGNKDVNGITYVLEMSKKAHAGGGFVEYVFDKPGKGDQPKIAYSMMIPGTDLWIGTGVYIDNIAEAQAAVAADLESAAARSLTIAMSFIGAGFAFLVLPLTIFLIRSIITPLKRMIGMLKDIAQGEGDLTARLKDTSGTETQELAEWFNKFVEQVHGIIREVAGNSAQVNQASTGLLDLATNLRGASSDMTAKSTNVAAATEEMSSNMNSVASAMEEFSINIGTVATASEEMTATIAEISQNASKAKDITGHAVGKATEASRRVDELGVAAREIDKVTETITAISSQTNLLALNATIEAARAGEAGRGFAVVANEIKELAMQTARATEEIRDKIQGIQGATGVTVSEIQQVSQVINEVDSIVGTIAAAVEEQSVTTRDIADNVGQASQGVQEVNENVSQAESVTRDIAKEVASVNEASGDIAQSAEAVQASSESLSGLARDLNAMVGKFRI; encoded by the coding sequence ATGGCCATTCGATTCGGCATCCGCAACCGCTTACTCTTTCTGGTCGGCATCATGATCATTTTCATGGGCGCGGTCGTCTCCTTCTTCGTCTATCAGGCCAGCGGAACAAAAAACCAGATGATCGATAAGGTCGGACAGATCATGAACGCCGACGCGCGCGACAAGATCATGGTCGCGACCACGAACATGGCCGCGAGCCTCGGTTCGGCCGTTGAGGGGATGACGACCGATTCGGAACGGGTCGCCACCATCAGCCATCTCATCAACAACATTCGCTTCGAAGAGGACAAATCAGGCTACTTCTTCGTCTATCAGGAAACGATCTGCCGGGTCCTGCCGACGAAAAAGGAGCTTGAGGGCAAGGATCTTGGAGGAAACAAGGATGTCAACGGGATCACGTATGTTCTGGAGATGAGCAAAAAGGCGCATGCAGGCGGTGGATTCGTCGAGTACGTGTTCGACAAGCCGGGCAAGGGCGACCAGCCCAAGATTGCCTATTCGATGATGATCCCGGGCACCGATTTATGGATCGGAACCGGGGTGTACATCGACAATATCGCCGAAGCCCAGGCGGCAGTGGCCGCGGACCTTGAAAGCGCGGCCGCAAGGTCCCTGACCATCGCCATGTCCTTCATTGGAGCCGGATTCGCCTTTCTGGTCCTGCCGCTGACCATCTTCCTCATCCGTTCCATCATCACCCCTCTGAAGCGCATGATCGGCATGCTCAAAGACATCGCCCAGGGCGAAGGAGATCTGACCGCTCGCCTCAAGGACACCTCCGGCACGGAAACTCAGGAACTGGCCGAGTGGTTCAACAAGTTCGTGGAGCAGGTGCATGGCATCATCCGCGAGGTGGCCGGCAACTCCGCGCAGGTCAATCAGGCCTCGACGGGCCTGCTCGATCTGGCCACCAACCTGCGCGGCGCTTCCAGCGACATGACCGCCAAGTCCACCAATGTGGCCGCCGCCACCGAAGAAATGAGCTCCAACATGAACTCCGTGGCCTCGGCCATGGAAGAATTCTCCATCAATATCGGCACAGTGGCCACCGCCTCCGAAGAAATGACGGCGACCATCGCCGAAATCTCCCAGAACGCCAGCAAGGCCAAGGACATTACCGGTCACGCCGTCGGCAAGGCCACGGAGGCCTCTCGCCGGGTGGATGAGCTTGGTGTTGCCGCGCGGGAAATCGACAAGGTCACCGAGACCATCACGGCCATCTCCTCCCAGACCAACCTGCTGGCCCTCAACGCCACCATCGAGGCGGCAAGGGCCGGAGAAGCCGGACGCGGCTTTGCCGTCGTTGCCAACGAGATCAAGGAACTGGCCATGCAGACCGCCCGCGCCACGGAGGAAATCCGAGACAAGATCCAGGGCATCCAGGGCGCGACCGGGGTCACGGTTTCGGAAATCCAGCAGGTCAGTCAGGTCATCAACGAAGTGGACTCCATCGTCGGCACCATCGCGGCCGCTGTCGAGGAGCAGTCCGTCACGACTCGCGATATCGCGGACAACGTCGGCCAGGCATCGCAGGGAGTGCAGGAAGTGAACGAGAACGTGTCCCAGGCCGAATCAGTGACCCGCGACATCGCCAAGGAAGTGGCTTCCGTGAACGAAGCCTCCGGCGACATCGCCCAGTCGGCCGAGGCGGTGCAGGCCAGCTCCGAAAGCCTGAGCGGCCTGGCCCGCGACCTCAACGCCATGGTCGGCAAGTTCAGGATCTGA
- a CDS encoding response regulator, giving the protein MPQSILIVEDDEHLRSSLATNLEDAGFSIHEATDARKAMQLFIHLAPDLVLLDLGISGDEGMGLLGNMKISRPSTPVIIVSGRTHISHAIDAFKTGAFDYVTKPILSMDIFINGLRNCLAQSGMQRRIRDTQDHLIRLIGKLPVIIFIINRDLEFEFLNQATTQILGYSPQEILKSPRAFLRRIVREDRKRFMVALKKSLQPEPAEFNLEFRFLHKKGYPVSLMLQSIASPLPPGGVPDRIEGMIMDMTRNSYLDKLLRQNEKLSMLRTMTEEVAHEIRNPLVALGGFARKLRLRYPEAVETGVILEECNRLERLLQRITAYLEPIDVTLTPCRLAPTVNFIMSLVSSRLEHKSVSFDIELKDDLPPVLADQEFLHRIFIYLIGHGADIVEQSGTMRITASQSNELIVTSLIMDPVRTLATSHERLIMPFEDDEMNLAMCLLLIERIGGHLQIEQKDSMARLTMSVPKAAAREDKIPCSPDEKDDIKR; this is encoded by the coding sequence ATGCCCCAATCCATCCTGATCGTCGAAGACGACGAACACCTGCGGAGCTCCCTCGCCACCAATCTCGAAGATGCGGGCTTCAGCATCCATGAGGCCACCGATGCACGAAAGGCCATGCAGCTCTTCATACACCTGGCTCCGGACCTGGTGCTTCTCGACCTTGGAATTTCCGGCGACGAGGGAATGGGCCTGCTTGGCAACATGAAGATATCCCGTCCGTCCACTCCCGTGATCATCGTTTCGGGACGCACGCACATAAGTCACGCCATCGACGCCTTCAAAACAGGAGCCTTCGACTATGTGACCAAGCCGATCCTCAGCATGGACATCTTCATCAACGGCCTGCGCAACTGCCTGGCTCAATCGGGCATGCAGCGGCGCATCCGCGACACCCAGGACCACCTGATCCGGCTGATCGGAAAGCTCCCCGTCATCATTTTCATCATCAACCGCGACCTGGAATTCGAATTTCTGAACCAGGCCACGACGCAGATTCTCGGATATTCGCCGCAGGAGATTCTCAAGTCGCCCAGAGCGTTCCTGAGACGCATCGTACGGGAAGACCGCAAACGCTTCATGGTCGCCTTGAAAAAAAGCCTGCAACCGGAACCAGCCGAATTCAATCTTGAATTTCGTTTTCTGCACAAAAAGGGATATCCCGTCTCCCTCATGCTCCAGTCCATTGCCTCGCCCCTGCCGCCCGGCGGCGTCCCGGACAGGATCGAGGGCATGATCATGGACATGACCCGCAACTCCTACCTGGACAAGCTGCTGCGGCAAAACGAGAAGCTCAGCATGCTGCGCACCATGACCGAAGAGGTGGCACACGAAATCCGCAATCCCCTGGTCGCTCTCGGCGGCTTCGCCCGAAAGCTGCGCCTGCGCTACCCGGAGGCCGTCGAAACCGGGGTCATTCTGGAAGAATGCAACCGGCTCGAACGCCTGCTTCAGCGTATCACCGCCTATCTCGAACCCATCGACGTCACGCTGACCCCCTGCCGGCTGGCCCCCACGGTGAACTTCATCATGAGCCTGGTCTCCAGTCGCCTGGAGCACAAATCAGTCAGCTTCGACATCGAGCTCAAGGATGACCTCCCGCCGGTCCTTGCCGATCAGGAATTCCTGCACCGCATCTTCATCTATCTCATCGGACATGGCGCCGACATCGTCGAGCAATCCGGCACGATGCGCATCACGGCTTCGCAATCCAACGAACTGATCGTGACCAGTCTGATCATGGATCCCGTGCGCACTTTGGCGACAAGTCACGAGCGTCTCATCATGCCCTTCGAGGACGACGAGATGAACCTGGCCATGTGTCTGCTGCTGATCGAACGCATCGGCGGGCATCTGCAGATTGAACAAAAAGATTCCATGGCGCGGCTGACAATGTCCGTGCCCAAGGCCGCCGCGCGCGAGGATAAAATTCCATGTTCCCCTGATGAAAAGGACGACATCAAACGCTGA
- a CDS encoding ABC transporter substrate binding protein produces MRDAGWRFPRRALRQAVLACLLLLSLCPASAMAAKQVFILNSYHPDYKWSADIMHGLEATLHQHDPEVLIHVEHMDTKRNLDPEYLASLPKFMELKYAFLRPDLVITVDESAFFFILKHGARIFPDTPVVFCGVNTNPLPPLPRNMTGVREYADLNTNVKLMRRLQPQMRKLMVIADKTATGDAAVAELRKVVPPDLPMQVLEDTPLPELMEQVKVIGPETGLLFLLYFQDRDGRVHGATEAISAISQASPVPVYGVWNFLMGHGLFGGYLTNGYEQGRIAGNMAGRILGGARPVDLPVTYDDAIQLEVDMRQMERFGITPDRLPPETKFLHPKRGTEHEILILHSYHTGFKWTDDIEAGIRESLGADAANVEMHVEYMDTKRHPEPEFTYLNYILMREKYRSAKFSAVLTSDDNAFNFARQYRQTLFNNAPIIFCGVNYLTDQQSLSAQGITGVLESYDIVSTVQAASRLLPRAKKLFVINDATPTGHGNHNRFEEVRHLLPTSLEIELLENISMTRLLERLPTLPPDSFILLMSFNQDRDGNTFSYEESCEKIVSASPVPVFSFWDFYLGAGSVGGMVTSGRHQGLAAGNLLRNVLRGQKAGNLPIITISPNAFIFDAKAMKSHGMDFGLLPSDATLINDDSDAYRHTRALWTITALILIIALLLCILVVFYRYQQRKRRALERSVRLDPLTGASTRSAFESEMPQTIRTAIEKNERFMFCYVDVDKLKQVNDTYGHLHGDTYLKEIVSIIRACVRASDEIYRIGGDEFVLIFPGCGPDEVQRVWNKVLILIDTTNNSGRIPYIMGVTHGCTVFNPQEPQDLATLLKKADQSMYTRKNIHAS; encoded by the coding sequence TTGCGTGACGCGGGCTGGAGGTTTCCTCGCCGTGCCCTGCGGCAGGCAGTCCTGGCCTGCCTGCTGCTCCTTTCCCTGTGCCCGGCAAGCGCCATGGCCGCCAAACAGGTATTCATCCTCAATTCCTACCATCCCGACTACAAGTGGTCCGCGGACATCATGCACGGGCTGGAAGCGACCTTGCATCAACATGATCCGGAAGTGCTCATCCACGTCGAACACATGGACACCAAGCGCAATCTCGATCCTGAATATCTCGCAAGCCTTCCTAAATTCATGGAGCTCAAATACGCTTTCCTGCGTCCCGACCTGGTCATCACGGTGGACGAAAGCGCTTTCTTTTTCATTCTTAAACACGGCGCGCGCATCTTCCCGGACACTCCCGTGGTCTTTTGCGGCGTGAACACCAACCCTCTGCCGCCGCTGCCCCGGAACATGACCGGCGTACGCGAATACGCGGACCTGAACACGAACGTGAAGCTCATGCGCAGGCTTCAGCCGCAAATGCGCAAGCTGATGGTCATCGCGGACAAGACCGCCACGGGCGATGCCGCCGTGGCCGAACTGCGCAAGGTCGTTCCCCCGGATCTGCCCATGCAGGTACTTGAGGATACCCCCCTGCCGGAGCTGATGGAGCAGGTCAAAGTGATTGGCCCGGAGACGGGACTTCTCTTTCTGCTCTATTTCCAGGATCGCGATGGCCGGGTCCACGGCGCGACGGAAGCCATCTCGGCCATTTCCCAGGCCAGCCCGGTGCCGGTTTACGGGGTCTGGAATTTTCTCATGGGCCACGGTCTTTTCGGAGGCTACCTGACCAACGGATATGAACAGGGCCGGATCGCGGGCAACATGGCCGGCCGAATCCTGGGTGGCGCGCGCCCAGTCGACCTGCCCGTGACCTATGATGACGCAATCCAGCTGGAAGTGGACATGCGCCAGATGGAGCGCTTCGGAATCACTCCCGACCGTTTGCCGCCGGAGACGAAATTCCTTCACCCCAAAAGGGGGACCGAGCATGAAATCCTGATCCTGCATTCGTACCACACGGGTTTCAAGTGGACCGACGACATTGAAGCCGGAATCAGGGAAAGCCTGGGGGCGGACGCCGCGAACGTGGAAATGCATGTCGAATACATGGACACCAAGCGCCATCCCGAGCCTGAGTTCACCTATCTGAACTACATCCTTATGCGTGAAAAATATCGTTCGGCCAAATTTTCAGCAGTGCTGACCTCCGACGACAACGCCTTCAACTTTGCCCGCCAGTACCGGCAGACCCTGTTCAACAACGCGCCCATCATCTTTTGCGGCGTGAACTATCTCACCGATCAACAATCCCTGTCCGCTCAGGGAATAACCGGAGTGCTCGAATCCTACGACATCGTCAGCACGGTACAGGCCGCCTCCCGCCTTCTGCCCAGAGCCAAAAAGCTTTTCGTCATCAACGACGCCACCCCGACTGGCCATGGCAACCACAATCGCTTCGAGGAGGTTCGCCACCTGCTGCCCACCTCTCTTGAGATCGAACTCCTTGAAAACATTTCCATGACCCGACTGCTGGAACGCTTGCCGACGCTGCCGCCGGACAGCTTCATCCTGCTCATGAGCTTCAACCAGGACCGCGACGGGAACACCTTCTCCTACGAGGAGAGCTGCGAAAAAATCGTGAGCGCAAGCCCCGTGCCGGTCTTTTCCTTCTGGGACTTCTATCTGGGAGCCGGCTCCGTCGGCGGAATGGTCACCAGCGGCCGTCACCAGGGACTGGCCGCCGGAAATCTGCTCCGAAACGTCCTGCGCGGACAAAAAGCCGGCAATCTGCCGATCATTACCATAAGTCCCAACGCATTCATTTTCGACGCCAAGGCCATGAAGAGCCATGGAATGGACTTTGGGCTGCTCCCCAGCGACGCGACGCTCATCAACGACGATTCGGACGCCTACCGACATACCCGCGCCCTGTGGACGATCACGGCCCTGATTCTGATCATCGCCCTGCTGCTCTGCATTCTTGTCGTCTTTTACCGCTATCAGCAGCGCAAACGCCGGGCCCTGGAGCGCTCCGTGCGCCTAGACCCCCTGACGGGAGCGAGCACCAGAAGCGCCTTTGAATCGGAAATGCCGCAAACAATCAGAACAGCCATCGAGAAAAACGAAAGGTTCATGTTCTGCTATGTGGACGTGGACAAGCTCAAGCAGGTCAACGACACTTACGGACATCTTCACGGAGACACCTATCTGAAGGAAATCGTGTCCATCATTCGCGCCTGCGTCCGCGCCAGCGACGAAATCTACCGCATCGGCGGCGACGAGTTCGTGCTCATCTTTCCCGGATGCGGCCCGGATGAGGTTCAACGGGTCTGGAACAAGGTCCTCATACTCATCGACACCACAAACAACTCCGGCAGGATTCCCTACATCATGGGAGTCACTCACGGCTGCACGGTCTTCAACCCGCAGGAGCCGCAGGATCTGGCAACCCTGCTCAAAAAAGCCGACCAATCCATGTACACGCGCAAAAACATCCACGCGTCCTGA
- a CDS encoding DUF4105 domain-containing protein: MAICRSSGAFRPQWRQGALLLGALMLRGWRMRLSVFGPAFFLILVWWFALEPSNTRDWQPDVAILPRAEINGDLITLRNIRNCEYTSETQYTVNHYDKTVRLSQLKAVDLFLVYWGSPLIAHTMLSFQFGDDDFVCVSIETRKTVDEEYSALRGFFRQYELIYVLADERDLVRLRTNFRNEDVYLYRLAFNPDVAGPVFLQYLHQINELYARPQWYNALISNCTSNIRGHARPYTRDARIDWRILVNGFVDEMAYERGMLDTRLPFAELKRISHINARARALGDDPDFSLRIRDGLPAPGVSAF; encoded by the coding sequence ATGGCGATCTGCCGCAGTTCTGGCGCGTTCCGGCCGCAGTGGCGGCAGGGGGCGCTGCTGCTGGGAGCCCTCATGTTGCGCGGGTGGCGGATGCGCCTGTCCGTGTTCGGTCCTGCGTTTTTCCTGATTCTGGTCTGGTGGTTTGCCCTGGAACCGTCGAATACCAGAGACTGGCAACCCGATGTCGCCATCCTGCCGCGTGCCGAAATCAATGGTGACCTGATCACTCTGCGCAATATCCGAAATTGCGAATACACTTCCGAAACCCAGTACACCGTCAATCATTACGACAAGACCGTGCGCCTCTCACAGCTCAAGGCTGTGGACCTGTTTCTGGTTTACTGGGGTTCGCCGCTCATTGCCCATACCATGCTCAGCTTTCAATTCGGGGATGACGACTTCGTTTGCGTCTCCATCGAAACCCGCAAGACCGTTGACGAAGAATATTCCGCGTTGCGCGGATTCTTTCGACAGTACGAACTGATTTATGTGCTGGCCGACGAGCGCGATCTGGTTCGCCTGCGCACAAATTTTCGCAATGAGGACGTGTATCTGTATCGGCTGGCTTTCAACCCGGACGTGGCGGGGCCGGTTTTCCTGCAGTACCTGCATCAGATCAACGAGCTTTATGCGCGTCCGCAGTGGTACAACGCCCTTATTAGCAACTGTACGAGCAATATCCGTGGTCACGCCCGCCCCTACACCAGAGATGCCCGTATCGACTGGCGCATACTGGTCAACGGCTTCGTGGACGAGATGGCTTATGAGCGCGGCATGCTCGACACCCGGCTGCCCTTCGCTGAACTCAAGCGGATCAGCCACATCAACGCCCGTGCCCGTGCCCTCGGCGATGATCCGGATTTTTCTCTGCGCATCCGCGATGGCCTTCCGGCTCCAGGCGTCTCTGCTTTTTGA